One Bacteroidales bacterium genomic window, AAACTGAAAGCAGTTAATGCAGCAGGATGCTCCGATATTTCATCAAAAAGTATAACCATCTTTCCTCCTGTAACGGCAAGTTTCACTATAAATAATAATGATAACCCATTAGGATGCTCTCCTTTAAAGTTAGATTTCACATCTACAACAATTAATTCTAATATTTTTAAGTGGTCGGTTGATGGCGATTCAATTAGTAATACCCAAAATCTTGTTGATACTTTTGAAAATCTCAGTGCCACACCAATAACAAAGATTATTATTCTCAAAGCATCCAATGAATATGGATGTTCAGCAATCCAGTCTTCGAATGTAATTGTTCAACCTTATGTTAATGCTGATATTTCAATAGTTAATCAGGTAGGTTGTTCGCCATTAACTACTAGTTTTGATAATACTTCATCTGTTGGAACTTCAATTTTCCAGTGGGATATTGAAAATAATGGTACTATTGATTTTTCAACTAAGAATATTCCAGTACAAGTTTTTACAAATACTACAACCAACCTTGAAGTAAGGTCTATTCCTATTAAACTCATAGCAAGCAATGCTGCTGGTTGCACAAGCAGCATTATCAAAACAATTAGTGTTAACCCACAATCTACGGCAAGTTTTTCTTACATCGATAATGGAAATGAAAACCATTGCTCTCCACTACTTGCAAGTTTCGCAAGCACGGTTACAAATACAGAGACTTACCAATGGGAATTTGGTAGTTATTACACATCAACATCAGCAGATACATCACTTTCCTTCGTAAACAATGGAACTATTGACATTACTATACCTATAAAACTAACTACAAATAATAGCTTTGGCTGTTCGGCATTTACATCACAAAATATTAATGTTAGACCGGGTGTGAAGGCTCTTTTTAGTTTAGATAATTTTGAAGGATGTCCTCCTTTCAACGCAAATGTTGATGCCTCCCCGTCTACTGGTCCAATTATAAACTACACGTGGAATTTTGATGGAACAAATTATTCTGGATTGAATCAGGTTTTCACAAATCCCATCAATTCTACTGGTCTTAATATCAATCGTAAGATAATACTTTCCGTAAGTAATGGTTTCTGTTCTGATACAATTTCCAAGAACATTGTTGTTCATCCACAAGTTGAAGCAAATTATACAGCATTGCCTATTTTAAATGGATGTAGCCCGTTAGCAGTAAACTTCGAAAATAAGTCAACACTACTCGGAACCACTACACCCATCAATAATATACTGTGGGATTTTAATGATAACACCACTTCCAACGTAACAATTGCAAGTCACACGTTCATAAATTCCGATAGTAATATCTCTAAAACCTTCAATGTGTCGATTGCAGCAACTTCTAATGATGGTTGTACCAACACTAAGAGTTTTGCGATAACGGTAAATCCCACTTTACAAGCATCCTTTAGTACCGAGGTTATTAAGGCTTGTACCCCAATGCAATTGAGGGTTATCAATACATCGCCAGCAGATCCAAATGCCACCTACAATTGGAACTTTAATGGTGGAATTCCGCAAGGTACAGTTGGTAATGACTTTTCAGTTGAGTATTCAAACTCTGATCCTGAGAATTCTATTAATAAAGTAATCTCTCTGGAGGTTCAGAATTCATTCAACTGCTCAAGTAGCGCATCGAAGACTATCACAATCGATCCTCTCGTTGTGGCGAATTTCAATATTGTATCCCCTCTCGATGGGAATGGATTTCCTGTTGATAGTTGGTGTTCTCCTGCCAACTTTACATTCGGCAATTTATCTACTGGAGGCGACCTAACTTATACATGGGATTTTAGTGATGGCAATAATCAAACTGTTTTTAATAGGATTAATATTTCACATCTATTCAAAAACATTACTAACGAATCCAAAACCTTTAGCATCAAATTAAACGCTCAAAATGCAAGTGGTTGCCTAAACACTGTAACATCAAATATCACTGTTAAGCCAATTCCAACTGTAAATCTTGGAGAAGATCAGCAAATCTGCGAAGGAAATTATGTAAGCCTTGATGCACAGAATGATGGGATGAACTTTCTTTGGAATAATGGATTAACCAGTAGAACAATTAACGCTAGTTCAGCAGGAGAATATTCTGTTGCTGTTACAAATAGTTTTGGTTGCATCCAAAAGGATACAATGAAACTAGCTGTTAATCCTAAGCCTATTGTTGACCTAGGTGCTGATAAATCAATCTGTGAGGGAGATAGCGCAATACTTGATGCGGGAAATTTTGGATCGGAACATCTATGGAATACAAATGAAACATCACAAGTAATTACTGTATTTCCTCCGGGTACATATTCTGTATTGGTAACCAATTCTGAGAATTGCTCAAATTCAGATGAAGTAAAAGTAACCGTGAATACAAAACCAAATTTAGATCTAGGCTCGGATACAATTAATACATCATTACCTTATACTTTGATTTCGAATACCGATAATGTGAATTATCTCTGGAGCACAGGCGAAACAACTCCTTCAATTGTGATAAATAACTATGGAAAATATTCTTTGACCGTAACCAATAGTTTTGGTTGCAAGGCTTATGACGAAACAGAAGTCATGATCTCAATCAATGTTGAAACCTCCGATGAATCCAACACCGCAGTATTGTTATATCCCAACCCTGTATCGGAAATTCTAAATATTACCGTTGAATCCAAAAACATAGATGTTTACACAGTTGAATTAATCGATCCAACATCAAGAGTTGTAAAAAGATTAACTTCTGAAAGCACAAAGTCATTCAAGGCAAAAATGAATATTCACGACCTTACATCGGGCATATATCTTGTTAAAGTGAGCACAAATAACGGTTCTATAACTAAAAAAGTTATTATTCAAAAAAAATAATTTCTGCATTTACACCTAATTAGTTTTGAGTGTGATGATTTTTCATAAAAGGCCTCGGTTTCTCTGAGACTTTTTTATTATATCTTTATAGCGTAAAAATTAATAACATGTCGAAATACAAACGTGTACTCCTAAAACTTAGCGGCGAAGCCCTTATGGGTGACGATAGTTACGGAATAAATACTGAGATTATTAACTCCTATGCAAAACAGATTAAGGAAGTTTCTGAACTTAATGTTGAAGTTGGAATTGTTATAGGTGGTGGAAATATTTTCAGAGGTTTAAGCGGAGTTTCAAAAGGGTTTGATCGAGTAAAAGGAGATCAGATGGGAATGCTAGCAACTGTTATAAATAGCATTGCCTTACAAAGTGCAATTGAGGGTCAAGGTGGAAAAGCAAAAGTTTTTACCGCAACTAAGATGGAACCTGTTGGAGAACTTTACTCCAAAGCAAAAGTTCTTGAATCGTTTAAACAAGGCTATGTTGCAATTATAGCAGGGGGTACAGGAAATCCATTTTTCACAACCGATACTGCATCGGCATTACGCGGGGTTGAGATAGAGGCTGAGGCTCTTTTAAAAGGAACTCGTGTTGATGGGGTTTATACCGCAGATCCTGAAAAGGATAAATCAGCAAAACGTTTCGATTCTATTACCTTTGCCGATGCTTATGAAAAGAAATTAAAGATAATGGATCTAACCGCTTTTACTATGTGTAGCGAGAACAATCTACCCATTATTGTTTTCGATATGAATACCTCAGGAAATCTAAAAAAACTTATTTTAGGAGAAAAAATTGGTACGTTAATTAAAAATTAGATAATTTTAGTTCCGAATTTTAAGTATACCACTATGAAAGAAGAAGACGCAGATCTATGTTTAGATATCGCCAATGATAGGATGCAGAAAGCTATTGATCATCTTGAAAATGAGCTTAGAGTTCTAAGAGCTGGTCGTGCTAATCCTAATATGCTATCGGGTGTTATGGTTGATTACTATGGAACACCAACACCTCTAACTCAAGTAGCTAGTGTTGGTAGCCCCGATGCCCGTTCAATTGCAATTCAACCTTGGGAAAAGAAGATGATTGAACCAATTGAAAAAGCAATAATGGCAGCTAATCTTGGGTTTAATCCTCAGAATAATGGCGAAACAATTCGTGTTGTTGTACCTCCGTTAACCGAAGAACGCCGCAAGGATCTTGT contains:
- the frr gene encoding ribosome recycling factor; translated protein: MKEEDADLCLDIANDRMQKAIDHLENELRVLRAGRANPNMLSGVMVDYYGTPTPLTQVASVGSPDARSIAIQPWEKKMIEPIEKAIMAANLGFNPQNNGETIRVVVPPLTEERRKDLVKQVKHEGENARVSIRNARRDAIEELKKLQKNGLAEDLTKDAETKVQKITDAFNKKVEEHLEKKEKEILTV
- a CDS encoding T9SS type A sorting domain-containing protein, with amino-acid sequence MKRKLLFISLLTILYSSLIPNKTYSQADTEFWFVVPEISVNHGFPGGIPASLNFATSNLPATITVRMPANPVQFPDIVINIPANSAYSLDLSNWIYSSNTEQNKLENKPLNASGINNFGLYITSTRPITAYYDLNNAYNTDIWVLKGKNALGTDFYTPFQTHGANGNYGAPDATAQPYSAIDIVATENNTTVVVTPTKNASYGNSGFTIIANTPKTFILNKGQTLSIFPENKSQLAANRLAGTHITSDKPIAITLKDDTANHSTGGCKDVIGDQIIPVNLTGAEYIVMRTFLTNNDFVYVVATQNATPIYIDGVLTATLNAGQQYQIQFLATHPTGFMKIASHLNVTDPYKPFYVFHVGGFGCEQGGTIIPPIDGCTGSPAIDINRTRTTPYYLTIMVRDNAQDGFLIDGVVRNDLIPPASFQLVPGTSWRVARLGSFSTMNLSLGHHKISNIKDMFHLGVVNGDAASSCKYGFFSDFNKFAPEALIVETGGSGGYFCYGDSAQLFAYGGISYNWTPTDFLNDPQSSFPIARNLTHSIKYKVVITGACNLKDSSEIELIVGKFIDSKFNTDVIEGCSPLTVNFTNNSVNAAQNLWDFNSDGDLADTGEGLNNSASFSHVFDNTTNDTIRYNITLLITDETSTCYKQLTKSVLVYPHIKADYSTTITDANHCNPLNVSFSSTSNPTGTLYSWDFGDGESSNLANPDHSFNNQNLIATTYNIKLIVKDKYNHYKDSITKPITVQPSLKADFAIDKTEGCSPLTVAVDNISQGSISNFFWDRDGDGTYEYSAHAPTGWSLFYINTTITNIPKIVTIKLKAVNAAGCSDISSKSITIFPPVTASFTINNNDNPLGCSPLKLDFTSTTINSNIFKWSVDGDSISNTQNLVDTFENLSATPITKIIILKASNEYGCSAIQSSNVIVQPYVNADISIVNQVGCSPLTTSFDNTSSVGTSIFQWDIENNGTIDFSTKNIPVQVFTNTTTNLEVRSIPIKLIASNAAGCTSSIIKTISVNPQSTASFSYIDNGNENHCSPLLASFASTVTNTETYQWEFGSYYTSTSADTSLSFVNNGTIDITIPIKLTTNNSFGCSAFTSQNINVRPGVKALFSLDNFEGCPPFNANVDASPSTGPIINYTWNFDGTNYSGLNQVFTNPINSTGLNINRKIILSVSNGFCSDTISKNIVVHPQVEANYTALPILNGCSPLAVNFENKSTLLGTTTPINNILWDFNDNTTSNVTIASHTFINSDSNISKTFNVSIAATSNDGCTNTKSFAITVNPTLQASFSTEVIKACTPMQLRVINTSPADPNATYNWNFNGGIPQGTVGNDFSVEYSNSDPENSINKVISLEVQNSFNCSSSASKTITIDPLVVANFNIVSPLDGNGFPVDSWCSPANFTFGNLSTGGDLTYTWDFSDGNNQTVFNRINISHLFKNITNESKTFSIKLNAQNASGCLNTVTSNITVKPIPTVNLGEDQQICEGNYVSLDAQNDGMNFLWNNGLTSRTINASSAGEYSVAVTNSFGCIQKDTMKLAVNPKPIVDLGADKSICEGDSAILDAGNFGSEHLWNTNETSQVITVFPPGTYSVLVTNSENCSNSDEVKVTVNTKPNLDLGSDTINTSLPYTLISNTDNVNYLWSTGETTPSIVINNYGKYSLTVTNSFGCKAYDETEVMISINVETSDESNTAVLLYPNPVSEILNITVESKNIDVYTVELIDPTSRVVKRLTSESTKSFKAKMNIHDLTSGIYLVKVSTNNGSITKKVIIQKK
- a CDS encoding UMP kinase, translating into MSKYKRVLLKLSGEALMGDDSYGINTEIINSYAKQIKEVSELNVEVGIVIGGGNIFRGLSGVSKGFDRVKGDQMGMLATVINSIALQSAIEGQGGKAKVFTATKMEPVGELYSKAKVLESFKQGYVAIIAGGTGNPFFTTDTASALRGVEIEAEALLKGTRVDGVYTADPEKDKSAKRFDSITFADAYEKKLKIMDLTAFTMCSENNLPIIVFDMNTSGNLKKLILGEKIGTLIKN